Below is a window of Candidatus Margulisiibacteriota bacterium DNA.
GAATCATTTTTTTATTCATCACAGCCCTCCGATTTTCTGAAAATTCAAGCGACTGATTTCCACTATGATATTATCGTCGGATTTTGATTGGTATTTCATCATTTTTTCTCTCTTTCAAGGCCTTTTATACTTTGCTATAATCTCCTCATGCCCATCCAGGAACCGATCACCGTTCTAACCAATCTCCCCATCCTCATCTTTAGCCTTTATTGCTTCAACTCTCTCCGCCAGAAGCCGTCCCCCGCCTCGCTTTTTGCCGCTTCATTCCTCTTTTTGGCGCTCATGACGCTCTGCGGCACGCTCTACCACATCAACAATTATACCTTCTTTACACTGCAAAAATACGGCACAATGATCTTTGGCGGGCTCTTTAGCGCCTCTTTAGGGCTGGCCGCTCTCTTCGATAACTTTAAACCCAAAACCGCCCGCGTGTTAGCCGGTCTGCCCATCGCCTCTTTCATTTTTTACCTGCTTGCGATCAGGAACAATTCATTTTTACCCTTCATCTTGCTTCAGCTTTTCAATATTCTGATAATCTTTTTCGCCTACTTACAGGGCTGGCCAGGCCGGAAAACCCTTTTTATCTATGGCGCTTGCCTGGCTTTTATTCTGGCCGGGCTCGTCCAGACACAACCCGTTAAATTTCTCGCTTTCAACAACAATGATCTGTTTCATATTGTTGCGCTGGCCTCAATCGCGCTGCTGTATTTGGGACTTCCCTAAAATTTCGCCCCGATCCCAAATTTAACACTCAATTCCTTAAATGCATCTAAAGTCGTCCTTTTTGTTGAGCCTGGGGTTATATCGGGATAAACTAATACCCCAGATTCCTTGAGGAAAGATGCCTCAATAGCCAGATCCGCATAAAATTTATCTTCGGTATAACCCACCCCGGCAGTATAAACAGCCTGTTTAATATCATAGTTCCTGGGGTAATTGGGGTCATCGGCAAAATTTGGCACCCTATCCAGACGATTATAATTCCCAACGCGCAAAGCCAAATTCTGGCTGAGCGAATATTCAACGCCCATACGGGTGTCATACCAGCCATAATTAAAATGGTCGATCACATCCAGATTCAATAATAGCTTGTCCGTTGGCTTATAGGACAAGCCAAGCCCGCCCTCGGAACCCCCGGCAATTGAAAAACTCTTTGTGGTACCATCATCAACTTTTAGTGAGCCGGAATAGCTGGTGGTCAGCGCCAGGATTCCCCCAATACTGATCTGTGGATTGGGCGAATAGAGCACCCCGCTCTTCATCCCCAATCCCAGGCCGCGGAATTTATAGCTGTATTCGGTTCCGCCAACATTTCGAATAACAATGTTCTGCTTATCCATTAAGACCAATCCGGTGCCGGTCATGAAATTTGAAGCAAACGGGGCGCCGCCGAATAGGCCAAGATTGACCGTCGAATCATCCAGGTAAAACCCGGGAGTTGCCGTGCCGTTTATAAAGAGATTGTCAGTGCTGACGTGCAAGCCATAAGTTGCCCCTTGGATTTGCAAAAGCCCGTTAAATTCATTCGGATAGAACATGCTTTCGCGATAGCCGCCGTAGAAAGATTTGACATTACCTAAACTGGTGCCCGCCGAGTTATAGCGATACCGCCAGCCGAGGCTGATCTCCGTATCAGCGATTTGCGCCAGCCCGGCCGGATTATATTTGGCCAGATCCGGGCCTGTCGCCTGCCCGATAAAGGCCTCACCCATGCCGGTCGCGCGGGAATTGAGTTTTGACTTGCGCCGGACGATCTCAGTCAAGCTCATGGTTTCGAGCGGGATCATGCGCGCAATGTATCCCGGTTTCACTTCTTTGAATGTTAGATAGGGGATAATTTTTGCAATGCTGGCATCTTTGGAAACACTGATAATTTCGGCTTCGCCCGCTTTCTCTTCCGGCAATTGCACCATTTCCGAGATCCCCTCCTGGGTAAAGCTCTTGCCCGGCTCAGCCAGTTCAAAAACGTCCCCAACCTTTACGCCGGCCTTATTCCCCGCATCAATGATGGCCAGCGCCTCTTTACCGCCG
It encodes the following:
- a CDS encoding CsgG/HfaB family protein, whose protein sequence is MKKIYVSVIVLVLSALFLGAIAQAATKEKVNEKADAISIAAPEAAAPEAGKTRKMRLAVVDFLSGDTGARSFNSSVIADRIATGLVKTGRFDVLERTQIQKVLKEKNFPEIIKGGEYDYKKLGKLLSADAIITGNVFTGQRMVSLYRKKTLNSMVVPLAFIFPPVLMLPQSEELYTTVVSQLSVSVKVIDVDTAKILASEDLLESDLENIDLVNSRLYSQLIQYRPIEAKVVSLGGKEALAIIDAGNKAGVKVGDVFELAEPGKSFTQEGISEMVQLPEEKAGEAEIISVSKDASIAKIIPYLTFKEVKPGYIARMIPLETMSLTEIVRRKSKLNSRATGMGEAFIGQATGPDLAKYNPAGLAQIADTEISLGWRYRYNSAGTSLGNVKSFYGGYRESMFYPNEFNGLLQIQGATYGLHVSTDNLFINGTATPGFYLDDSTVNLGLFGGAPFASNFMTGTGLVLMDKQNIVIRNVGGTEYSYKFRGLGLGMKSGVLYSPNPQISIGGILALTTSYSGSLKVDDGTTKSFSIAGGSEGGLGLSYKPTDKLLLNLDVIDHFNYGWYDTRMGVEYSLSQNLALRVGNYNRLDRVPNFADDPNYPRNYDIKQAVYTAGVGYTEDKFYADLAIEASFLKESGVLVYPDITPGSTKRTTLDAFKELSVKFGIGAKF